The proteins below come from a single Agrococcus beijingensis genomic window:
- a CDS encoding sensor histidine kinase: protein MTAVVTTARAGGAHPDRTRERATAVNQLLFAAACLVACSLIIVLGDLADGALLFVGVLLVFALTILALVVPWNRLPAALVALVPVGDLVAIFLLQLADFNSEVWPLWMVPATWLATIGGWPGLILGAGGSSALFWASSLLSDAFGSPVHVLLGPLAITAASVVAFVAARRSAAQRALLDEQADYLDHAVERARRQEDAVSELLDAVDFGVVRIAADGTIAIENDAHARLSTIVDDGALFAADGETPIEPGMSPAARARRGDTFENLLYWQGAASETRRALQSTARRLIDINGTDVGAILITRDVTAEQQAVHIRDELVASVSHELRTPLTSVLGHLDLALDSGDVGAGARRSLEIAERNASRLLVIIGDILAATAEGPGRFDVRPVTEDLARVVQASVESIEPRASDRNIRIDSSGIEPAEAEFDPIRIRQVVDNLVGNAVNYHTGDGLIEVGVTADDKHAWLVVRDDGPGIAEDALPHLFERRYRARGTSGRSPGNGLGLSISRDLVRAHGGEITVQSEPGSGATFVVRLPRRSAGAA from the coding sequence ATGACGGCGGTGGTCACGACTGCGCGCGCAGGCGGCGCGCATCCCGACCGTACCCGCGAGCGCGCCACGGCGGTCAACCAGCTGCTCTTCGCCGCCGCGTGCCTGGTGGCCTGCTCGCTCATCATCGTGCTGGGCGACCTCGCCGACGGCGCGCTGCTGTTCGTCGGGGTGCTGCTGGTGTTCGCGCTGACGATCCTGGCGCTGGTGGTGCCCTGGAACCGCCTGCCCGCCGCGCTCGTGGCGCTGGTGCCGGTCGGCGATCTGGTGGCCATCTTCCTGCTGCAGCTCGCCGACTTCAACAGCGAGGTGTGGCCGCTGTGGATGGTGCCGGCGACGTGGCTCGCCACCATCGGCGGCTGGCCGGGCCTCATCCTCGGCGCGGGTGGCTCGAGCGCCCTCTTCTGGGCGTCGTCGCTGCTGAGCGATGCGTTCGGCAGCCCCGTGCACGTGCTGCTCGGCCCGCTCGCCATCACGGCCGCATCCGTCGTCGCCTTCGTGGCGGCGCGCCGCTCAGCTGCGCAGCGAGCGCTGCTCGACGAGCAGGCCGACTACCTCGACCACGCCGTCGAGCGTGCACGCCGGCAGGAGGATGCCGTGAGCGAGCTGCTCGACGCGGTCGACTTCGGCGTGGTGCGCATCGCCGCCGACGGCACCATCGCGATCGAGAACGACGCGCACGCGCGCCTGAGCACCATCGTCGACGACGGCGCGCTCTTCGCCGCCGACGGCGAGACGCCGATCGAGCCGGGCATGTCTCCTGCCGCACGGGCCCGCCGCGGCGACACGTTCGAGAACCTGCTGTACTGGCAGGGCGCCGCGAGCGAGACACGGCGGGCGCTGCAGTCGACCGCACGTCGGCTCATCGACATCAACGGCACCGACGTCGGCGCCATCCTCATCACCCGCGACGTCACCGCCGAACAGCAGGCCGTGCACATCCGTGACGAGCTGGTCGCCTCGGTCTCGCACGAGCTGCGCACGCCGCTGACGAGCGTGCTCGGGCACCTCGACCTCGCCCTCGACAGCGGCGACGTGGGTGCCGGCGCCCGCAGAAGCCTCGAGATCGCCGAGCGCAACGCCTCGCGGCTGCTCGTCATCATCGGCGACATCCTGGCTGCGACCGCCGAGGGCCCGGGGCGCTTCGATGTGCGGCCGGTCACCGAGGACCTCGCGCGGGTCGTGCAGGCGTCGGTGGAGTCGATCGAGCCCCGCGCCTCGGACCGCAACATCCGCATCGACAGCTCCGGCATCGAGCCGGCGGAGGCCGAGTTCGACCCGATCCGCATCAGGCAGGTGGTCGACAACCTGGTCGGCAACGCCGTGAACTACCACACGGGCGACGGCCTGATCGAGGTGGGCGTCACCGCCGACGACAAGCACGCCTGGCTCGTGGTGCGCGACGACGGGCCCGGCATCGCCGAGGATGCGCTCCCGCACCTGTTCGAGCGCCGCTATCGCGCGCGTGGCACCAGCGGCCGCTCGCCCGGCAACGGCCTCGGCCTCTCGATCTCTCGCGACCTCGTGCGCGCGCACGGCGGCGAGATCACCGTCCAGAGCGAACCGGGCAGCGGCGCCACCTTCGTGGTGCGGCTCCCGCGGCGCAGCGCAGGAGCCGCATGA
- a CDS encoding diguanylate cyclase domain-containing protein, with protein MSLDPYTVKLITALVVHVAGGLFVLETMLRKDDRAGRAWAMGFLSGMIATEAFVIAEVSEIGLWPTAIGDAAWVTCLGLLWLGCRVYNNRPIGRVALVIALTALLTGAAVLLEDAVAGAWSGSWVMFAANAAFAGLGAFETVRGAMRRTRTALGLGIVLLAAAVFQLVRLIAGVTLGTEHEVLRDWIDSGVAGIATICLVIVAVVVTSVLRVEQVRLRGTEDTSLMAIASDGVLLAPSFARVLGGRLMRANRRAELFGVLVVRIDSLGRIATAFGADEADHVHQAARAAVRRLSPTTAALGTDDHGVLLLAFQPSSPADARQLAARMHRAMLDQLRTAGVPVVPPIGMGVSLTSISGYDRDTLIDAARTAAKRAIASDDVTVVVAGEDDETDDATRGQAVRR; from the coding sequence ATGAGCCTCGATCCCTATACCGTCAAGCTGATCACCGCGCTGGTCGTGCACGTCGCGGGCGGCCTGTTCGTGCTCGAGACGATGCTGCGCAAGGACGACCGCGCCGGTCGCGCCTGGGCGATGGGATTCCTCAGCGGCATGATCGCCACCGAGGCCTTCGTGATCGCCGAGGTCTCGGAGATCGGGCTCTGGCCGACGGCCATCGGAGACGCTGCCTGGGTCACCTGCCTGGGGCTGCTGTGGCTCGGCTGCCGCGTCTACAACAACCGCCCGATCGGCCGCGTGGCGCTGGTGATCGCGCTGACGGCGCTGCTGACCGGGGCAGCGGTGCTGCTCGAGGATGCCGTCGCCGGCGCCTGGTCCGGGTCCTGGGTGATGTTCGCCGCCAACGCCGCGTTCGCCGGGCTCGGCGCCTTCGAGACGGTGCGCGGCGCCATGCGCCGCACCCGCACGGCGCTCGGCCTCGGCATCGTGCTGCTCGCGGCCGCCGTGTTCCAGCTCGTGCGGCTCATCGCCGGCGTGACCCTCGGCACCGAGCACGAGGTGCTGCGCGACTGGATCGACAGCGGCGTGGCCGGCATCGCCACCATCTGCCTCGTGATCGTCGCCGTGGTCGTCACCTCCGTGCTGCGCGTCGAGCAGGTGCGGCTGCGCGGCACCGAGGACACCTCGCTGATGGCGATCGCCTCCGACGGCGTGCTGCTCGCGCCCTCGTTCGCGCGCGTGCTCGGCGGCCGCCTGATGCGCGCCAACCGACGCGCAGAGCTCTTCGGCGTGCTCGTGGTGCGCATCGACTCGCTCGGCCGCATCGCCACGGCGTTCGGCGCCGACGAGGCCGACCACGTGCACCAGGCCGCCAGGGCAGCGGTGCGCCGGCTGTCGCCCACCACGGCGGCGCTCGGCACCGACGACCACGGCGTGCTGCTGCTCGCCTTCCAGCCCAGCTCGCCCGCCGATGCACGTCAGCTGGCCGCCCGCATGCACCGCGCCATGCTCGACCAGCTGCGCACCGCCGGCGTGCCGGTGGTGCCGCCGATCGGCATGGGCGTGAGCCTCACGAGCATCTCCGGCTACGACCGCGACACGCTCATCGACGCCGCCCGCACGGCGGCGAAGCGCGCGATCGCCAGCGACGACGTGACCGTGGTGGTCGCCGGCGAGGACGACGAGACCGACGACGCGACGCGGGGTCAGGCGGTGCGGCGGTAG
- a CDS encoding response regulator transcription factor translates to MHEDVAVVIEDGEDIRELLAQVLTQGGFTVHTAPDGPSGVDLVREHDPIVVTIDVNMPGMDGFETARQVRSITTAYMVMITARGDEIDTLVGLQTGADDYVVKPFRPRELRARIEAMMRRPRALASTHPSPPPGLDETGPVPTLTAQTPPSAPHPSSAPWVEDDVEVMSLEHRGLRLEPGARVVVLDGSEVELTRSEFDILRMLLGSGRRVVSKLQLAGMLRGERGEPDHFLSEHDARAIEVHVANLRRKLGESPSEPRWIETVRGVGYRRTA, encoded by the coding sequence ATGCACGAAGACGTCGCGGTCGTCATCGAGGACGGCGAGGACATCCGAGAGCTGCTCGCGCAGGTGCTGACGCAGGGCGGCTTCACCGTCCACACAGCGCCCGATGGCCCGAGCGGCGTCGATCTCGTGCGCGAGCACGACCCCATCGTCGTCACCATCGACGTGAACATGCCCGGCATGGACGGCTTCGAGACCGCGCGGCAGGTGCGCAGCATCACGACGGCCTACATGGTGATGATCACTGCCCGCGGCGACGAGATCGACACCCTCGTGGGGTTGCAGACCGGGGCCGACGACTACGTCGTCAAGCCGTTCCGGCCGCGCGAGCTGCGCGCGAGGATCGAGGCGATGATGCGCCGTCCTCGTGCGCTCGCCTCGACGCATCCGTCACCGCCCCCGGGCCTGGACGAGACGGGCCCGGTCCCGACGCTGACCGCGCAGACGCCCCCCAGCGCTCCGCACCCGAGCTCGGCCCCCTGGGTCGAGGACGACGTCGAGGTCATGAGCCTCGAGCACCGAGGCCTGCGGCTCGAGCCCGGTGCTCGCGTCGTCGTGCTCGACGGCAGCGAGGTCGAGCTGACCCGCAGCGAGTTCGACATCCTGCGGATGCTGCTGGGCTCCGGCCGCCGCGTCGTCAGCAAGCTGCAGCTGGCCGGCATGCTCCGCGGTGAGCGGGGCGAGCCCGACCACTTCCTCAGCGAGCACGACGCCCGCGCCATCGAGGTGCACGTCGCGAACCTGCGCCGCAAGCTCGGCGAGTCCCCCTCCGAGCCTCGCTGGATCGAGACGGTCAGGGGCGTCGGCTACCGCCGCACCGCCTGA
- the coaE gene encoding dephospho-CoA kinase, with translation MPLVALTGGIASGKSTIADRLARHGAVVVDADALVRELQQPGQPVLRAIAAAFGDVLLPDGSLDRAALGALVFGDHDARHRLNAIVHPAVGRESARRFRAALAADPDAVVVYDVPLLVEARADDPWDLVVVAHAPAEERIRRLIELRGMDEADARARVASQASDERRLAIADVVIETGDDLERTLEQADALWERLHGDRVGGRS, from the coding sequence ATGCCCCTCGTCGCGCTCACCGGCGGCATCGCCTCCGGCAAGTCCACCATCGCCGACCGCCTCGCTCGGCACGGCGCCGTCGTGGTCGACGCCGATGCGCTCGTGCGCGAGCTCCAGCAGCCCGGGCAGCCCGTGCTGCGGGCGATCGCCGCGGCGTTCGGCGACGTGCTGCTGCCGGATGGCTCGCTCGATCGCGCCGCGCTCGGCGCGCTGGTCTTCGGCGACCACGACGCCCGGCACCGGCTGAACGCCATCGTGCACCCCGCGGTCGGGCGCGAATCCGCCCGGCGCTTCCGTGCCGCCCTCGCCGCCGACCCCGACGCGGTGGTCGTCTACGACGTGCCGCTGCTCGTCGAGGCGCGCGCCGACGACCCGTGGGACCTCGTGGTGGTGGCGCACGCACCGGCCGAGGAGCGCATCCGCCGTCTGATCGAGCTCAGGGGCATGGACGAGGCGGATGCGCGCGCTCGCGTCGCGTCGCAGGCGAGCGACGAGCGTCGGCTCGCCATCGCCGACGTCGTGATCGAGACCGGCGACGACCTCGAGCGCACCCTCGAGCAGGCGGATGCGCTGTGGGAGCGGCTGCACGGCGACCGTGTGGGCGGCCGCTCGTAG
- the uvrB gene encoding excinuclease ABC subunit UvrB — MEPTRAVRPFEVISEYTPSGDQPKAIQQLTEALGRGETDVVLLGATGTGKSATTAWLVEQVQRPTLVLAHNKTLAAQLANEFRELLPNNAVEYFVSYYDYYQPEAYIPQTDTFIEKDSSLNAEVERLRHSATNALLSRRDVIVVSTVSCIYGLGTPEEYLEAMVALQVGMRVDRQALLRRFVAMQYQRNDVAFTRGTFRVRGDTIEIIPMYEEHAIRIELFGDEIEALSTLHPLTGEVLETHESVSIFPGSHYVAGNERMHKAMERIRDELDARLKVLEREGKLLEAQRLRMRTSFDLEMMEQIGFCSGIENYSRHIDGREAGEPPHCLLDYFADDFLVVIDESHVTVPQIGAMYEGDASRKRSLVEHGFRLPSALDNRPLKFGEFLERTPQKVYLSATPGKYEMGLADTVVEQIIRPTGLVDPKLVVKPTKGQIDDLLEEIRVRAERDERVLVTTLTKKMAEELTEYFTEAGVRVRYLHSDVDTLRRVELLTQLRQGLFDVLVGINLLREGLDLPEVSLVSILDADKEGFLRSSTSLIQTIGRAARNVSGEVHMYADRITDSMRLAIDETDRRRAVQVAYNTEHGIDPTPLRRRIADITEVLSREQADTDELLAGTKRGAPTPRLARDRSDLDGPTQLEGIIADLTAQMTEAAGELKFELAARIRDELHDLKRDLRQMRQAS, encoded by the coding sequence ATGGAACCGACCCGTGCCGTCCGGCCGTTCGAGGTCATCAGCGAGTACACGCCCTCCGGCGACCAGCCGAAGGCGATCCAGCAGCTGACCGAAGCGCTCGGCAGAGGCGAGACCGATGTGGTGCTGCTGGGCGCGACCGGCACGGGCAAGAGCGCCACCACCGCCTGGCTCGTCGAGCAGGTGCAGCGGCCGACGCTCGTGCTCGCGCACAACAAGACGCTGGCCGCGCAGCTCGCGAACGAGTTCCGCGAGCTGCTGCCGAACAACGCCGTCGAGTACTTCGTCTCGTACTACGACTACTACCAGCCCGAGGCGTACATCCCGCAGACCGACACCTTCATCGAGAAGGACTCCTCGCTGAACGCCGAGGTCGAGCGGCTGCGGCACTCCGCGACGAACGCCCTGCTCTCGCGGCGCGACGTGATCGTGGTCTCGACGGTCTCCTGCATCTACGGCCTCGGCACGCCAGAGGAGTACCTCGAGGCGATGGTGGCCCTGCAGGTGGGCATGCGCGTCGACCGGCAGGCGCTGCTGCGCCGCTTCGTCGCCATGCAGTACCAGCGCAACGACGTGGCCTTCACGCGCGGCACCTTCCGGGTGCGCGGCGACACGATCGAGATCATCCCGATGTACGAGGAGCACGCGATCCGCATCGAGCTCTTCGGCGACGAGATCGAGGCGCTCTCCACGCTGCACCCGCTCACCGGCGAGGTGCTCGAGACGCACGAATCGGTCTCGATCTTCCCCGGCAGCCACTACGTGGCCGGCAACGAGCGCATGCACAAGGCGATGGAGCGCATCCGCGACGAGCTCGACGCGCGGCTCAAGGTGCTCGAGCGCGAGGGCAAGCTGCTCGAGGCGCAGCGGCTGCGCATGCGCACCTCGTTCGACCTCGAGATGATGGAGCAGATCGGCTTCTGCTCCGGCATCGAGAACTACTCCCGCCACATCGACGGCCGTGAGGCGGGGGAGCCGCCGCACTGCCTGCTCGACTACTTCGCCGACGACTTCCTGGTCGTGATCGACGAGTCGCACGTCACGGTGCCCCAGATCGGGGCGATGTACGAGGGCGATGCGAGCCGCAAGCGCTCGCTGGTCGAGCACGGCTTCCGGCTGCCGAGCGCGCTCGACAACCGGCCGCTCAAGTTCGGCGAGTTCCTCGAGCGCACGCCGCAGAAGGTCTACCTGTCGGCGACGCCCGGCAAGTACGAGATGGGCCTGGCCGACACGGTGGTCGAGCAGATCATCCGGCCGACGGGCCTCGTCGACCCGAAGCTGGTCGTCAAGCCCACGAAGGGCCAGATCGACGACCTGCTCGAGGAGATCCGGGTACGGGCCGAGCGCGACGAGCGGGTGCTCGTCACGACGCTGACGAAGAAGATGGCCGAGGAGCTCACGGAGTACTTCACGGAGGCGGGCGTGCGGGTGCGCTACCTGCACTCCGACGTCGACACGCTGCGTCGCGTCGAGCTGCTGACGCAGCTGCGGCAGGGCCTGTTCGACGTGCTGGTGGGCATCAACCTGCTGCGCGAGGGCCTCGACCTGCCGGAGGTCTCGCTGGTGTCGATCCTCGACGCCGACAAGGAGGGCTTCCTGCGCTCGTCCACGTCGCTCATCCAGACGATCGGCCGTGCCGCCCGCAACGTCTCGGGCGAGGTGCACATGTACGCCGACCGCATCACCGACTCGATGCGGCTCGCGATCGACGAGACCGATCGCCGACGCGCGGTGCAGGTCGCCTACAACACCGAGCACGGCATCGATCCGACGCCGCTGCGGCGCCGCATCGCCGACATCACCGAGGTGCTCTCGCGCGAGCAGGCCGACACCGACGAGCTGCTCGCCGGCACCAAGCGCGGGGCGCCGACGCCGCGGCTCGCGCGCGACCGCTCCGACCTCGACGGCCCGACGCAGCTCGAGGGCATCATCGCCGACCTGACCGCCCAGATGACCGAGGCGGCGGGCGAGCTGAAGTTCGAGCTGGCGGCGCGCATCCGCGACGAGCTGCACGACCTCAAGCGCGACCTGCGGCAGATGCGTCAAGCGAGCTAG